In Neokomagataea tanensis, one genomic interval encodes:
- a CDS encoding cytochrome c1, protein MQTHPTKILVASLAAFFWAQNAHAKTPEQRGFEVYQHVCSTCHSMDHVRFQDLHSLGISVDDIKAYAASKQIPDGLDDDGEPKTRPGKPNDVIGSPYPSPSMGRMANHGILPPDFSRIALTHPGGAAWIEHMLQSFTTSPDKNIHVPLGAYQNTATKLGYIMMPPPLHENGVHYTDGTKATVPQMAQDVAAFLDATAHPHQTSRKNIGWGILVYLAIMTLLTAVLKRRVWR, encoded by the coding sequence ATGCAAACACACCCTACTAAAATCCTCGTGGCATCCCTCGCAGCCTTTTTCTGGGCGCAGAATGCCCACGCAAAAACACCTGAGCAACGCGGGTTTGAAGTCTATCAACATGTCTGTAGTACCTGCCACAGCATGGACCACGTCCGCTTTCAGGACCTGCATTCCTTGGGCATATCCGTAGACGACATTAAGGCTTATGCTGCCAGTAAGCAGATCCCCGATGGCTTGGATGATGACGGCGAACCCAAAACACGCCCCGGAAAACCAAATGATGTTATTGGTTCACCATACCCAAGCCCTTCTATGGGTCGCATGGCTAATCACGGTATTCTACCCCCTGATTTTTCACGCATAGCCCTCACGCATCCCGGCGGGGCCGCATGGATTGAGCACATGCTTCAATCGTTCACCACATCGCCAGATAAAAATATCCATGTACCTCTCGGGGCATATCAAAACACCGCCACGAAGCTTGGATATATCATGATGCCCCCACCGCTTCATGAAAATGGGGTGCATTATACCGATGGGACAAAAGCTACCGTGCCACAAATGGCGCAGGACGTTGCGGCGTTTTTGGACGCAACAGCCCACCCGCACCAGACATCACGCAAGAATATTGGCTGGGGTATTCTCGTATATCTCGCTATCATGACTCTGCTAACCGCGGTTCTGAAACGACGCGTCTGGCGGTAA
- a CDS encoding NAD(P)/FAD-dependent oxidoreductase: MLKTTYEQPMTSLTLAALTEDVTADFCVIGGGITGLSTALHLAKSGHSVVLLEAETLGFGASGRNGGQVNPGLKTPPDDIVRYFGAERGAQLISASWNAPNRVFELIKEYNIACDAVQGGTIRAATAKCQIPPLDDLCSQLKHENHLVEWLDAKAIASRTGCDYYVSGLLDPRGGQLNPLAYTRGLAQAAQAEGARLFEQTVAQKLVQQGAGWEVTTAHGRVHAGAVIVTTNGYTTGLMPRLKRSIVPLYSGIVASQPLTDDLIKTILPQREVVYELGEVTTYYRIDAQKRLLIGGRSQSREAFGPQSFKFLIRHAKTLWPHLSGAAWTHGWNGQLAMTMDHYPHWHNPQPGLYAALGYNGRGVAMATVTGQALSEHVTQGAPPLFPFTGINPILGHPFWKIGVSGAILFKRLQDKMVTPKK, encoded by the coding sequence ATGCTGAAAACCACCTACGAGCAGCCAATGACATCGCTGACTTTAGCAGCGTTGACAGAGGACGTTACAGCTGATTTTTGTGTTATCGGTGGTGGTATTACAGGGCTTTCAACAGCTCTACATTTGGCAAAATCGGGCCATTCCGTTGTTCTTCTCGAAGCGGAAACACTCGGTTTTGGGGCATCAGGTCGTAATGGCGGGCAGGTTAATCCCGGCCTCAAAACACCCCCTGATGACATTGTAAGATATTTTGGCGCAGAACGTGGTGCACAGTTAATCAGCGCAAGCTGGAACGCACCAAACCGCGTGTTTGAGTTGATTAAAGAGTATAATATTGCGTGTGATGCGGTTCAGGGGGGTACAATTCGCGCCGCAACAGCCAAGTGTCAAATTCCCCCTCTGGATGATTTATGCTCACAGCTTAAGCATGAAAACCATCTTGTAGAATGGCTTGATGCAAAGGCTATAGCTTCCCGCACAGGCTGTGATTATTATGTCAGTGGGTTATTAGACCCGCGCGGCGGCCAGTTAAATCCCCTTGCCTACACGCGCGGCCTTGCACAAGCGGCTCAGGCCGAAGGCGCACGCTTATTTGAACAAACTGTTGCACAAAAATTGGTACAGCAGGGCGCAGGGTGGGAAGTTACTACGGCACATGGCCGTGTGCATGCAGGCGCTGTGATTGTGACCACCAACGGTTACACCACGGGGCTGATGCCGCGTTTAAAACGCTCGATTGTGCCGTTATACAGCGGAATTGTGGCCAGCCAGCCCTTAACGGATGATTTGATTAAAACGATCTTACCGCAGCGTGAAGTGGTTTATGAGCTTGGGGAGGTCACCACATATTACCGTATCGATGCGCAAAAACGCTTACTGATTGGTGGGCGATCCCAATCGAGGGAGGCTTTTGGTCCGCAGTCATTTAAGTTTTTAATACGTCACGCTAAGACATTATGGCCCCATTTATCCGGCGCTGCCTGGACGCATGGTTGGAACGGGCAACTGGCCATGACGATGGATCATTATCCGCATTGGCATAACCCACAGCCCGGTCTTTATGCTGCGTTGGGTTATAACGGCCGTGGCGTTGCAATGGCTACGGTCACGGGGCAGGCTCTGAGTGAGCATGTGACGCAAGGTGCTCCGCCCCTTTTTCCGTTTACAGGTATAAACCCCATCTTAGGGCATCCCTTTTGGAAAATAGGGGTTTCGGGGGCTATTCTTTTCAAGCGCTTGCAAGATAAAATGGTTACCCCCAAGAAATAA
- a CDS encoding aldehyde dehydrogenase family protein, producing the protein MRHSQEFYINGVWTTPLGNKTLSVINPATEKPVATLALGTAEDVQSAVAAAKKAFNSWSSSTRAERLVVLQKILDIYQRRSEDMAQAISLEMGSPIERARDSQTWAGQAHIAEMIEALKRFVFEEKRDHCLITREAVGVCALITPWNWPMNQVTCKVAPALAAGCTMVLKPSEVAPLSSIIFAEIVEEAGLPPGVFNMVHGTGPDVGEALSRHPDVDMVSLTGSTRAGAAVAHAAADSIKRVHQELGGKSPNIILDDADLTEAVRSGVSNCFSNSGQSCDAPTRMLVPRNRMNEALEIARARAEELKVGNPEDSSTDLGPVVSDLQYDRIQALIERGIAEGATLVTGGLGRPEGLSVGYYVKPTIFGNVTADMTVFKEEIFGPVLSIIAYDDEEHAIALAHDTVYGLAAYIQSGDLERARKIARRLRAGNVNINGSAWTVKVPFGGFGQSGNGRECSDFGLHDFTEVKAVIGWDTV; encoded by the coding sequence GTGCGTCATTCGCAAGAATTCTATATTAACGGTGTCTGGACTACTCCTTTAGGCAATAAAACATTGTCCGTCATTAACCCCGCTACCGAAAAGCCGGTTGCTACCTTGGCTTTAGGAACAGCCGAAGATGTCCAGAGTGCTGTAGCGGCGGCAAAGAAAGCTTTTAACAGCTGGTCCAGTTCTACGCGGGCTGAGCGTTTGGTTGTGCTACAGAAAATTTTAGATATTTACCAAAGACGCTCCGAGGATATGGCGCAGGCTATCAGCCTAGAAATGGGTTCCCCTATTGAGCGCGCACGTGACAGTCAGACGTGGGCAGGTCAAGCTCATATCGCGGAAATGATTGAAGCGCTGAAGCGTTTTGTTTTCGAAGAAAAACGTGATCATTGTTTGATTACACGTGAAGCTGTCGGCGTTTGCGCACTAATTACCCCTTGGAATTGGCCTATGAACCAAGTCACATGCAAGGTGGCTCCGGCGCTAGCAGCTGGTTGTACAATGGTCCTAAAGCCAAGTGAGGTTGCCCCCCTATCCTCTATTATCTTTGCAGAAATTGTTGAGGAAGCTGGACTGCCCCCCGGTGTGTTCAACATGGTTCATGGCACAGGGCCTGACGTTGGTGAAGCTCTATCCCGCCATCCTGATGTCGATATGGTGTCACTAACAGGATCTACCCGCGCTGGTGCAGCGGTGGCGCATGCTGCAGCAGATTCTATCAAACGCGTGCATCAAGAACTGGGAGGAAAATCGCCAAATATTATCCTTGATGATGCAGATTTGACGGAAGCCGTGCGGAGTGGGGTTTCGAACTGCTTTAGCAATTCAGGCCAATCTTGTGACGCACCAACGCGTATGTTGGTGCCACGCAATCGTATGAATGAAGCCCTTGAAATTGCGAGGGCACGCGCTGAAGAACTGAAGGTGGGCAACCCTGAAGATTCAAGCACAGATCTGGGGCCAGTGGTCAGCGATTTGCAATATGACCGCATTCAAGCTTTGATTGAGCGCGGAATCGCCGAAGGTGCCACCTTGGTCACAGGTGGCTTGGGCCGGCCAGAAGGGCTGTCTGTCGGGTATTATGTAAAGCCAACTATTTTCGGTAATGTAACGGCAGACATGACCGTCTTTAAAGAAGAAATTTTTGGTCCCGTCCTATCGATTATTGCCTATGATGACGAAGAACATGCCATCGCCTTGGCACATGATACTGTCTATGGTTTGGCAGCTTATATTCAGTCCGGCGATTTGGAGCGTGCGCGCAAAATTGCGCGTCGTTTGCGTGCCGGTAACGTTAATATCAATGGCAGTGCGTGGACGGTCAAAGTGCCCTTCGGTGGTTTTGGGCAATCCGGCAATGGCCGCGAGTGCAGCGACTTCGGCCTGCATGACTTTACGGAAGTAAAAGCCGTCATCGGGTGGGATACGGTTTAA
- a CDS encoding thioredoxin domain-containing protein, producing MMDIFSLFYVHVGLWVCVGTIIFASILIQQHMNKLFSKIAPIGALTPNNLLPGALPYQKATMLDGSQADLKEACLLFVDASCPVSRKMIPIARSFAHKEQRLLILCTDAPENSLDEACRVLRAEANEITNGPVLGQFIGVDRLPFGVLVSDDYTVLARGLVNSREHLESLSVSVKTGYASIQNYLENNKYNIIN from the coding sequence ATGATGGATATCTTTTCTCTTTTCTATGTGCACGTTGGTCTTTGGGTCTGTGTGGGCACTATAATTTTTGCATCTATTTTGATTCAGCAACATATGAACAAATTATTTAGTAAAATTGCACCGATTGGCGCTCTAACCCCGAATAATCTTTTACCTGGTGCATTACCTTATCAGAAAGCAACCATGCTGGATGGTTCTCAGGCGGATTTAAAAGAAGCATGTCTTCTATTTGTGGATGCTTCGTGTCCTGTTTCACGTAAAATGATCCCCATAGCCCGCAGCTTCGCTCACAAAGAACAACGACTTCTCATTTTATGTACCGACGCACCGGAAAATTCTTTAGATGAAGCGTGTAGAGTATTGAGGGCTGAAGCGAACGAAATTACAAATGGGCCTGTATTGGGTCAGTTTATTGGCGTTGATCGGCTGCCTTTCGGGGTTCTCGTCTCTGACGATTATACTGTTTTGGCGCGTGGACTCGTAAATAGCCGTGAGCATCTTGAAAGTTTGTCTGTCTCTGTGAAAACAGGGTATGCTTCTATTCAAAATTATTTGGAAAATAATAAATATAATATTATTAATTAA
- a CDS encoding aspartyl protease family protein has protein sequence MFKILCLSKYAFYGNKSKYYFVCILFSALAIFTPTCGKATTLPPLCIEGATIVSLLGGSGDSPIVPVKVGAASAAMFVSPALQHVFVRDYGEIWFPSGPTQKMRAQDNNIVTTERTEIDNLQIGEVSLSDVPASLLDEDTTSKAGELPVIGLIGRDLLEHVEVLFDVPHKKLALFQWNSRDGCSGTPDSIFSGTVYKIPMDSDGGIQAVVDGTSVRLQLDPDLKTSVLPRSAAYDAGVSDEMLDKDPRVTTQYAAITIGAKHRFKKINLGGRIISNFDFIVQNNIRDGALGENFFSGMIALLDFPHGQLIFQPTDSRNHAPTLHLHFDQSRQGFTSVHETQGTLKQK, from the coding sequence ATGTTTAAAATTTTGTGTTTATCTAAATATGCCTTTTACGGGAATAAATCAAAGTACTACTTTGTTTGTATATTATTTAGTGCCCTTGCTATTTTTACCCCAACATGCGGAAAGGCCACGACACTGCCGCCTTTATGTATAGAGGGAGCCACAATCGTATCCCTTTTAGGAGGAAGTGGGGACAGTCCGATTGTACCAGTAAAGGTCGGAGCCGCATCCGCTGCAATGTTTGTAAGTCCAGCCCTACAACACGTATTCGTCCGTGACTACGGCGAGATATGGTTTCCCTCGGGACCGACACAGAAAATGCGTGCGCAGGATAACAACATCGTCACCACAGAACGGACTGAAATCGATAACCTTCAAATTGGCGAGGTCTCCTTATCTGACGTGCCAGCATCACTGTTGGATGAAGATACAACTTCCAAGGCAGGCGAACTTCCCGTCATAGGGCTTATCGGGCGCGATCTCCTTGAGCATGTAGAGGTTTTATTCGATGTGCCCCATAAAAAGCTCGCTTTGTTTCAATGGAATAGCAGGGACGGATGCAGCGGAACGCCGGATTCGATTTTTTCGGGCACGGTATACAAGATCCCGATGGACAGTGACGGCGGGATTCAAGCAGTGGTTGACGGAACATCTGTACGCCTTCAACTCGACCCTGATCTCAAAACAAGCGTATTGCCGCGCTCCGCAGCCTACGACGCTGGAGTTTCCGACGAAATGCTAGACAAAGACCCGCGTGTGACAACACAATATGCGGCAATTACAATCGGAGCAAAGCACAGGTTTAAGAAAATCAATCTCGGGGGAAGAATCATCAGTAATTTTGATTTTATCGTGCAAAATAATATACGTGATGGTGCTTTGGGAGAAAACTTCTTCTCCGGAATGATAGCATTGCTGGATTTTCCACATGGCCAACTAATTTTTCAGCCGACAGATAGTCGTAATCATGCTCCCACTTTACACCTTCACTTTGATCAATCCCGACAAGGCTTTACATCGGTGCATGAAACGCAAGGTACGCTAAAACAAAAATAG
- a CDS encoding M48 family metallopeptidase produces MISQPHHITLKPSARARRITLRLDFSSGTLVLTHPPSTKCSSIEAFIKRHDPWIRKALASLPPPLDLTGGGMVLINGIETSIIHTPHAQNGCVLETPVLKVSGAAEHTERRVQRFLRELAARELPKLLEREAQNMRVTYTKLDVRNVRSRWGSCTRNGRIMLSWRLVMCPPLVQSYVAVHELAHLTYFDHSPAFWSHVDKFFSKGRSGRVAAELWLRQKGAVLLRVP; encoded by the coding sequence TTGATCTCTCAGCCACATCATATTACCTTAAAACCCTCAGCACGAGCGCGCCGAATCACCCTTAGGTTGGATTTCTCAAGCGGTACTTTAGTACTAACTCATCCGCCTTCAACAAAATGTTCTAGTATTGAAGCCTTTATCAAGCGGCATGATCCTTGGATACGCAAAGCATTGGCCTCCCTCCCTCCTCCACTAGACCTAACAGGCGGAGGAATGGTTTTAATTAATGGTATTGAAACATCCATAATTCATACCCCGCACGCACAAAACGGCTGCGTGTTGGAAACGCCAGTTTTAAAAGTCAGTGGAGCAGCGGAACATACTGAAAGACGGGTACAGCGTTTTTTAAGAGAGCTTGCAGCCCGAGAGCTGCCAAAGCTCCTTGAGCGTGAAGCACAAAATATGCGTGTTACCTATACCAAGCTGGACGTGAGGAACGTTCGTAGTCGCTGGGGTAGCTGCACACGCAACGGACGGATTATGCTGAGCTGGAGGCTCGTAATGTGCCCTCCATTAGTACAGAGCTATGTTGCGGTCCACGAGTTGGCTCATTTGACATATTTTGACCATAGCCCGGCCTTTTGGAGCCATGTAGATAAATTTTTTTCAAAAGGACGTTCAGGAAGGGTTGCAGCCGAGCTCTGGTTGCGCCAAAAGGGGGCCGTGCTTTTACGGGTTCCGTAA
- a CDS encoding YcgN family cysteine cluster protein: MTRSQWESLCDGCGRCCLHKLRDEDTDEIAHTNVSCRLLNTETCFCSDYEKRHRKVPDCVTLTPAVLSDIDWLPPSCAYRLVKEGYDLPSWHPLRAGNREQLHNQGVSVANRCVNERRAGMLEDHIVEWPGEWPTKAERPSRL, from the coding sequence ATGACCCGCTCTCAGTGGGAGTCTCTTTGTGATGGGTGCGGCCGGTGCTGCCTGCACAAATTACGCGACGAAGACACAGATGAGATCGCGCACACTAATGTTTCCTGCCGATTGCTGAACACGGAAACTTGCTTTTGCTCAGATTACGAAAAACGACACCGGAAAGTACCCGACTGCGTAACGCTGACACCAGCCGTGCTCAGCGATATTGATTGGCTTCCGCCAAGCTGTGCATATAGACTTGTCAAGGAAGGTTACGACCTTCCGTCGTGGCACCCCCTTCGGGCAGGAAACCGTGAGCAATTGCACAACCAAGGCGTTTCAGTAGCAAATAGATGCGTAAATGAACGTCGTGCAGGCATGCTGGAAGATCATATTGTGGAATGGCCTGGTGAATGGCCAACCAAGGCTGAACGCCCCTCACGACTTTAA
- a CDS encoding extracellular solute-binding protein codes for MIAFFSPSSASGHVDNHKKRHFTAHKRYKNHVRRKKQTTLSLALPPGVVATVKDTNQADSLPIGEWDGLDETLKNKMTSASPYWAAVTLNQAQLEYGCSQHWFYTIDAASTCGLPAGEGILTLAWDKSRLPSPPNWQDFWDVARQPGRRGLYLGARTTLEIALLADGVSPDNVYNVLATPAGVDRAFHKLDLLKPYIIWWRTPSEAQQIISQSSALMTSAPLNIILANNKKSVHPSTFVEEKNNRFVAKLYWAIPKNVNQDDEKKIEAVVKSLSIDNGNVENSQGISVDENFWKNNTALQERFLNWFDGTEKK; via the coding sequence ATGATTGCGTTTTTTTCTCCTTCGTCAGCATCGGGGCACGTGGACAATCATAAGAAAAGACACTTCACGGCACATAAACGATACAAAAACCACGTCCGGCGTAAAAAGCAGACAACTCTGAGCTTGGCCTTACCACCAGGGGTGGTGGCTACCGTTAAGGACACTAATCAAGCCGATTCACTTCCCATTGGGGAATGGGATGGCTTGGATGAGACGCTTAAAAATAAAATGACGAGTGCGTCCCCTTATTGGGCGGCGGTAACTCTAAACCAAGCGCAACTTGAATATGGCTGTTCCCAGCACTGGTTTTACACAATAGACGCGGCTTCGACGTGCGGCCTACCGGCAGGAGAAGGCATTTTGACCCTCGCTTGGGACAAGTCACGTTTGCCCTCCCCGCCTAATTGGCAAGATTTTTGGGATGTAGCACGTCAACCGGGCCGGCGGGGTCTCTATTTAGGGGCTAGGACCACTCTGGAAATCGCACTTCTGGCAGATGGAGTTTCCCCCGACAATGTGTACAATGTTTTAGCCACTCCGGCAGGTGTAGATAGAGCATTCCATAAATTAGACCTGCTAAAGCCATACATAATCTGGTGGCGGACCCCGAGTGAAGCGCAGCAAATCATATCGCAAAGTAGCGCGCTAATGACCAGCGCGCCCTTAAACATAATACTCGCGAACAACAAAAAAAGTGTACACCCCTCGACTTTCGTCGAAGAAAAGAACAATCGTTTTGTTGCTAAATTGTACTGGGCAATACCAAAAAACGTTAATCAAGACGATGAAAAAAAGATTGAGGCTGTTGTTAAGTCATTATCAATAGACAATGGGAATGTAGAAAATTCTCAAGGTATTTCTGTAGACGAGAATTTCTGGAAAAATAATACAGCATTACAGGAAAGATTTTTAAACTGGTTCGATGGAACGGAGAAGAAATAA
- a CDS encoding ABC transporter ATP-binding protein has product MPPSTTKTVSALSKNYFQADDLRIALQEESFSLNISRGETLILFGTDMPALSVLVDIISGFHPSLGETLTISGKDISSLPTGERRLSLVSNRENLFPHLSVCENVEFACLAQQQDKKSVPARANHLLSLLALDGVRTKYPRNLSDEEKLRTKLAQSLARSPDLLILDDILAGLSVATARRIEFLLTRLQKALALTILRTESRQESALRSGGYIAFFSGRRLLQVSSPADLYERPETATVATLFGGSNALVGQIIDDYDDVYTIHLACGGVVEACKPLSEKATASQVGDTCLVCVRPDRISPFFGKNSLQEESEHPPVRGILTEVLHLGVHVRMIIRCDNGIEIELHRPSVQAQRIPKLGTAVELAWPASHALAFPLEADLY; this is encoded by the coding sequence ATGCCCCCCTCTACCACCAAAACAGTTTCGGCCCTCTCTAAAAACTACTTTCAGGCAGATGATCTACGCATTGCACTTCAAGAGGAAAGCTTCTCGCTGAATATAAGCCGAGGTGAAACGCTGATTTTGTTTGGCACAGATATGCCTGCCCTGTCTGTCTTGGTCGATATCATTAGTGGCTTTCATCCATCTCTAGGTGAAACGCTGACAATTTCGGGCAAGGATATATCTAGCTTACCGACGGGTGAACGAAGACTCTCTTTAGTGAGCAATAGAGAAAATTTGTTTCCCCACCTATCAGTTTGCGAAAACGTCGAGTTTGCTTGCTTGGCACAACAGCAAGACAAAAAATCCGTTCCCGCTCGGGCGAACCATTTACTTTCCTTGCTCGCACTTGATGGTGTTCGCACCAAGTATCCACGTAACTTAAGCGACGAAGAAAAACTGCGCACAAAATTGGCCCAGTCCTTAGCAAGGAGCCCGGACCTCCTGATTTTGGATGATATCTTAGCGGGTTTGAGCGTTGCGACCGCTCGGCGGATCGAATTTCTGCTTACTCGCCTACAAAAAGCACTCGCCTTGACGATTTTGCGGACAGAAAGCAGGCAAGAATCTGCCCTACGTAGTGGTGGCTACATCGCGTTTTTCAGTGGTCGCCGGTTATTACAAGTTTCATCACCTGCAGATCTGTACGAACGCCCTGAAACGGCTACCGTGGCCACGCTTTTTGGTGGTTCAAATGCTTTAGTAGGCCAAATCATTGATGATTATGACGACGTTTACACTATTCATCTTGCATGCGGCGGAGTGGTCGAAGCCTGCAAACCGCTTAGTGAAAAAGCAACAGCCTCACAGGTTGGAGACACTTGTCTAGTGTGTGTTCGGCCTGACCGAATTTCACCTTTTTTTGGAAAAAATTCTTTACAGGAAGAAAGTGAGCACCCTCCAGTTCGCGGCATACTGACAGAAGTCTTACACCTTGGCGTGCACGTGCGCATGATTATACGCTGCGATAACGGCATTGAAATTGAGTTGCATCGCCCCTCAGTACAAGCGCAGCGAATACCCAAGCTCGGTACGGCCGTCGAACTAGCATGGCCGGCGTCGCACGCTTTAGCCTTTCCGTTGGAGGCAGATTTGTACTAA
- a CDS encoding DUF1656 domain-containing protein, giving the protein MLAEFNIFGVFVAPVSVYALVALVITFSFRRFLWKVGLLNWIWHVPLFEIAFFVCTLCLLLMFA; this is encoded by the coding sequence ATGCTCGCAGAATTTAATATATTCGGAGTGTTTGTTGCTCCGGTGTCGGTCTACGCATTAGTAGCCTTGGTTATCACTTTTTCATTCAGACGTTTTTTGTGGAAAGTCGGTCTTCTTAACTGGATTTGGCACGTACCACTTTTCGAAATTGCTTTTTTCGTATGCACACTGTGCTTATTGCTGATGTTCGCTTAA
- a CDS encoding efflux RND transporter periplasmic adaptor subunit yields MHRLRHITGIVLTLLVVLAAIALGRVMWEIYELSAWTRDGRVRVYVVNAAPEISGTVVSVPVVDNQFVHRGDPLFTLDPLRFRLDINSAQAELAQEKAELALKEADARRRHGLGGLVSAEEEEDFNARVNVEKARVDAAQAKLDTALLNLQRSTVYASVDGYVTNLNLRVGNYAHAGQSGMAIIDAHSYWINGYFEETKLHGVHVGDTALIKLMGYKQLASAHVVSIGRGINDENGVSDHLGLPDVNPIFTWVRLAQRIPVRLEFDKVPEGVTLVAGMTGTITIGNSPHGMHGRLTTWLQNHL; encoded by the coding sequence ATGCACCGCCTCCGCCACATTACAGGTATTGTTTTAACCCTCTTGGTCGTGCTGGCTGCCATCGCACTTGGTCGTGTGATGTGGGAAATTTACGAACTATCAGCTTGGACAAGAGATGGTCGCGTAAGGGTTTACGTCGTTAACGCGGCCCCGGAGATATCTGGCACAGTTGTGTCTGTCCCAGTGGTTGATAATCAATTCGTACACCGGGGCGACCCCTTATTTACCCTAGATCCTCTCCGTTTTCGGCTCGATATCAACTCTGCTCAAGCAGAACTGGCGCAGGAAAAGGCCGAGTTGGCTTTAAAGGAAGCCGATGCTCGACGCCGCCACGGTTTGGGTGGATTAGTCTCCGCAGAAGAAGAAGAGGACTTCAACGCCCGCGTAAATGTTGAGAAAGCACGGGTAGACGCGGCTCAGGCCAAGTTAGATACGGCCTTACTGAATCTTCAACGCTCAACAGTTTATGCTTCCGTAGACGGGTATGTGACGAACCTAAACCTACGAGTTGGCAATTATGCCCATGCAGGGCAATCTGGTATGGCCATTATTGATGCCCATTCTTATTGGATAAACGGCTACTTCGAGGAAACAAAACTTCACGGTGTGCACGTCGGTGATACTGCTCTCATAAAATTGATGGGCTACAAGCAGTTGGCTTCAGCGCATGTGGTAAGCATTGGTCGCGGCATAAACGACGAAAACGGAGTGTCTGATCACCTTGGCCTTCCCGATGTAAACCCGATCTTTACTTGGGTACGCCTTGCGCAGCGTATTCCGGTGCGTTTGGAATTCGATAAGGTGCCCGAAGGTGTAACGCTAGTTGCCGGCATGACAGGAACGATTACCATTGGCAATTCACCCCATGGCATGCATGGTCGCCTTACAACTTGGCTACAGAACCATCTCTGA